From a single Larimichthys crocea isolate SSNF chromosome XIII, L_crocea_2.0, whole genome shotgun sequence genomic region:
- the LOC104931581 gene encoding antizyme inhibitor 1 isoform X2: MKGITDEPQYSVGLLEGGTALCDVIDNHIYEQTLSEKNAFFVADLGVIMRQHVRWRTHMAQIRPYYAVRCNSSPTVIEVLAALGTGFICTNKSELELVQSHGIPPEDIIYSGVCKQVSQIKYAAKNGIDLLVCDNEAELRKISRCHPNAKLLLQVSTEASSQIDEMSMTFGCSLKDCRHLLEKAKELGVQVVGVRSHISSSCEDNQVYIHAISDARCVFDMGEEIGFNMKILDIGGGFSGSETQLELINSAVMSMVDLYFPPSTGVSIIAEPGSFFVSSAFTLAVNVISKEVVARDCQDQAHDDPSPNDEPEFQYYMNEGVYGSFASKLSETLIAAPSVYKNTSLDTPVFSSSLWGPSGDDLDQVVEHCLLPELNIGDWLMFTQAGSYSLGQPLCTSTDSPTPPVYYVISSRDWFEMQDTGVTHEASLKNFSLVPYFLNSCQTEAALSVPA; this comes from the exons ATGAAAGGAATCACTGATGAACCACAGTACTCTGTTGGCCTTCTGGAGGGAGGCACGGCCCTCTGTGACGTGATTGACAATCACATTTATGAACAAACTCTG TCTGAGAAGAATGCATTCTTCGTAGCAGACCTGGGAGTTATAATGAGGCAGCATGTTCGCTGGCGAACCCACATGGCCCAAATTCGACCCTACTATGCTGTCAGATGCAACAGCAGCCCAACTGTTATTGAAGTTCTTGCTGCCCTCGGCACTGGTTTCATTTGCACCAACAAG TCTGAGCTGGAGCTCGTGCAGAGTCATGGTATTCCCCCTGAAGACATCATCTACAGTGGCGTTTGCAAACAAGTGTCCCAGATTAAATACGCTGCTAAGAACGGCATCGACCTCCTGGTGTGCGATAATGAAGCGGAGCTCCGCAAGATTTCTCGCTGCCACCCCAATGCCAA GCTGCTGCTACAGGTTTCGACAGAAGCATCCAGCCAGATCGATGAGATGAGCATGACTTTTGGCTGCTCCCTCAAGGACTGCAGGCATCTCCTGGAGAAGGCTAAGGAGTTGGGTGTGCAGGTGGTTGGAGTCAG GTCTCACATTTCAAGCTCCTGTGAGGATAACCAGGTGTACATTCATGCCATATCTGATGCCCGTTGTGTCTTTGATATGGGG GAGGAAATTGGCTTCAACATGAAAATCCTGGACATTGGAGGCGGCTTCAGTGGCTCTGAGACTCAGCTGGAACTG ATCAATAGTGCCGTCATGTCCATGGTGGACCTGTACTTCCCTCCTTCTACTGGAGTTTCCATCATTGCGGAGCCTGGCAGCTTCTTTGTGTCCTCAGCTTTCACTCTGGCTGTGAACGTCATCTCCAAGGAGGTGGTGGCACGCGATTGCCAGGACCAAGCACACG ATGATCCATCCCCGAATGATGAGCCAGAGTTCCAGTACTACATGAACGAGGGAGTGTACGGATCATTTGCCAGTAAACTCTCTGAAACACTGATCGCTGCTCCATCTGTCTACAAG AACACATCCCTGGACACTCCGGTGTTCAGCAGCAGTCTGTGGGGTCCGTCCGGGGATGACCTGGACCAGGTAGTGGAGCACTGTCTGTTGCCTGAGCTCAACATCGGAGACTGGCTCATGTTCACCCAAGCGGGGTCCTACAGTCTGGGTCAGCCACTCTGCACCTCCACTGACTCACCAACACCCCCTGTATACTACGTCATCTCCTCTAGAGACTG GTTCGAGATGCAGGACACCGGTGTCACCCACGAGGCTTCACTGAAGAACTTCTCATTGGTCCCTTATTTCCTCAATTCCTGCCAAACAGAGGCTGCGCTGTCTGTCCCAGCTTAG
- the LOC104931580 gene encoding Krueppel-like factor 10 yields the protein MGVEELFSDMRGEFQPAPLGAGDMEAVEALVSMTKHWKTHSFKLRHSRPLTPSSDCSEDDSVPIGTTVLQDSPLCMTPPYSPPHLEATHPPVHQPAAAGSPSRQPTEEACLHTHTAASQQRFLCTSVIRHTSDGQRSSCDVHPVSREDRFTQVHTKDSKTDLSSEDGLNGRHSERNIVIRCDSNAATALQPVSVTLPNVVETSQIQLSPGLDDKSNTPQAVSSLPAGGPGVSPISVFCQILPVSSPSTTVVQNPVTASESQGQQRLPISSALTAVHTQLQQQQQALPQTQTQAASPAQVFLFGGQVAKGPVMFLVPQPAVPTVYIQPALVTPSGTKLPAIAPAPGPTLLEQRQSPLQPEVSRTRSHVCPHEDCNKTYFKSSHLKAHMRTHTGEKPFKCKWDGCERRFARSDELSRHRRTHTGEKKFACPMCLSRFMRSDHLAKHARRHLAARKAPCWTVGVTQVC from the exons ATGGGAGTTGAGGAGCTCTTCTCAGACATGCGGGGTGAATTCCAGCCTGCTCCTTTGGGTGCAGGTGACATGGAGGCTGTGGAGGCTCTGGTGTCCATGACTAAGCACTGGAAAACCCACAGCTTCAAGCTCAGACACTCCAGACCCTTGACTCCATCTTCAGACTGCTCAGAGGATGACTCTGTCCCCATTGGGACTACTGTGCTACAGGACTCTCCTTTG TGTATGACACCGCCATACAGTCCACCCCACTTGGAAGCCACCCATCCACCTGTACAtcagcctgcagcagctggaagTCCGAGCAGGCAGCCAACAGAAGAGgcatgtctgcacacacacactgctgcttcacagcAACGCTTCCTGTGCACCAGCGTAATCCGCCACACGTCAGATGGCCAGCGCAGCTCCTGTGACGTCCACCCTGTCTCCAGGGAAGACAGATTCACTCAGGTTCATACAAAAGACTCTAAAACAGATTTGAGCTCTGAAGACGGACTAAATGGTCGACATTCTGAGAGGAATATCGTAATACGGTGTGACTCTAATGCAGCAACAGCACTGCAACCTGTCAGTGTGACTTTGCCAAATGTGGTTGAAACCAGCCAGATCCAGCTGAGTCCTGGCCTGGAtgataaatcaaacacacctcAGGCTGTATCCTCTCTCCCGGCTGGTGGCCCTGGGGTTTCTCCAATTTCTGTCTTCTGCCAGATTCTTCCTGTCTCTTCTCCTTCCACCACTGTTGTGCAAAATCCTGTCACAGCCTCTGAAAGCCAGGGGCAACAACGACTACCTATCTCCTCAGCACTCACCgctgtgcacacacagctacaacagcagcaacaggcactaccacaaacacaaacccaaGCAGCTTCTCCTGCCCAGGTCTTCCTCTTTGGGGGTCAGGTGGCAAAAGGCCCTGTGATGTTCCTTGTCCCTCAGCCAGCTGTTCCCACGGTTTACATCCAGCCAGCACTAGTGACCCCTAGTGGCACCAAACTACCAGCCATCGCCCCTGCGCCTGGCCCCACGTTGTTGGAGCAAAGACAGAGTCCACTGCAGCCAGAGGTGTCCCGCACACGTAGTCATGTTTGTCCCCACGAGGACTGCAACAAGACCTACTTCAAGAGCTCccacctcaaggcccacatgaGGACACATACAG GCGAGAAACCCTTCAAATGCAAGTGGGATGGCTGTGAGAGGCGATTTGCTCGCTCCGATGAGCTGTCTCGCCACCGTCGCACCCACACGGGAGAGAAAAAGTTTGCCTGTCCCATGTGCCTCAGCCGCTTCATGCGTAGCGACCACCTGGCCAAGCACGCCCGGCGACACCTAGCAGCGAGGAAGGCGCCCTGCTGGACTGTAGGAGTCACCCAGGTCTGCTGA
- the LOC104931581 gene encoding antizyme inhibitor 1 isoform X1 — MKGITDEPQYSVGLLEGGTALCDVIDNHIYEQTLSEKNAFFVADLGVIMRQHVRWRTHMAQIRPYYAVRCNSSPTVIEVLAALGTGFICTNKSELELVQSHGIPPEDIIYSGVCKQVSQIKYAAKNGIDLLVCDNEAELRKISRCHPNAKLLLQVSTEASSQIDEMSMTFGCSLKDCRHLLEKAKELGVQVVGVRSHISSSCEDNQVYIHAISDARCVFDMGEEIGFNMKILDIGGGFSGSETQLELINSAVMSMVDLYFPPSTGVSIIAEPGSFFVSSAFTLAVNVISKEVVARDCQDQAHDDPSPNDEPEFQYYMNEGVYGSFASKLSETLIAAPSVYKQNTSLDTPVFSSSLWGPSGDDLDQVVEHCLLPELNIGDWLMFTQAGSYSLGQPLCTSTDSPTPPVYYVISSRDWFEMQDTGVTHEASLKNFSLVPYFLNSCQTEAALSVPA; from the exons ATGAAAGGAATCACTGATGAACCACAGTACTCTGTTGGCCTTCTGGAGGGAGGCACGGCCCTCTGTGACGTGATTGACAATCACATTTATGAACAAACTCTG TCTGAGAAGAATGCATTCTTCGTAGCAGACCTGGGAGTTATAATGAGGCAGCATGTTCGCTGGCGAACCCACATGGCCCAAATTCGACCCTACTATGCTGTCAGATGCAACAGCAGCCCAACTGTTATTGAAGTTCTTGCTGCCCTCGGCACTGGTTTCATTTGCACCAACAAG TCTGAGCTGGAGCTCGTGCAGAGTCATGGTATTCCCCCTGAAGACATCATCTACAGTGGCGTTTGCAAACAAGTGTCCCAGATTAAATACGCTGCTAAGAACGGCATCGACCTCCTGGTGTGCGATAATGAAGCGGAGCTCCGCAAGATTTCTCGCTGCCACCCCAATGCCAA GCTGCTGCTACAGGTTTCGACAGAAGCATCCAGCCAGATCGATGAGATGAGCATGACTTTTGGCTGCTCCCTCAAGGACTGCAGGCATCTCCTGGAGAAGGCTAAGGAGTTGGGTGTGCAGGTGGTTGGAGTCAG GTCTCACATTTCAAGCTCCTGTGAGGATAACCAGGTGTACATTCATGCCATATCTGATGCCCGTTGTGTCTTTGATATGGGG GAGGAAATTGGCTTCAACATGAAAATCCTGGACATTGGAGGCGGCTTCAGTGGCTCTGAGACTCAGCTGGAACTG ATCAATAGTGCCGTCATGTCCATGGTGGACCTGTACTTCCCTCCTTCTACTGGAGTTTCCATCATTGCGGAGCCTGGCAGCTTCTTTGTGTCCTCAGCTTTCACTCTGGCTGTGAACGTCATCTCCAAGGAGGTGGTGGCACGCGATTGCCAGGACCAAGCACACG ATGATCCATCCCCGAATGATGAGCCAGAGTTCCAGTACTACATGAACGAGGGAGTGTACGGATCATTTGCCAGTAAACTCTCTGAAACACTGATCGCTGCTCCATCTGTCTACAAG CAGAACACATCCCTGGACACTCCGGTGTTCAGCAGCAGTCTGTGGGGTCCGTCCGGGGATGACCTGGACCAGGTAGTGGAGCACTGTCTGTTGCCTGAGCTCAACATCGGAGACTGGCTCATGTTCACCCAAGCGGGGTCCTACAGTCTGGGTCAGCCACTCTGCACCTCCACTGACTCACCAACACCCCCTGTATACTACGTCATCTCCTCTAGAGACTG GTTCGAGATGCAGGACACCGGTGTCACCCACGAGGCTTCACTGAAGAACTTCTCATTGGTCCCTTATTTCCTCAATTCCTGCCAAACAGAGGCTGCGCTGTCTGTCCCAGCTTAG
- the LOC104931583 gene encoding V-type proton ATPase subunit C 1-A yields the protein MTEFWLISAPGEKTCQQTWDKMMGATTRTNNLSANHKFNIPDLKVGTLDVLVGLSDELAKLDSFVESVVKKVAQYMADVLEDSRDKVQENLLANGVDLVTYITRFQWDMAKYPIKQSLKNISEIISKQVTQIDNDLKTRASAYNNLKGNLQNLERKNAGSLLTRSLADIVKKDDFVLDSEYLITLLVVVPKPAYADWQKTYETLAEMVVPRSSHLLFEDQDSGLFSVTLFMKAIDDFKHKARENKFTVRDFQYNEEEMKADKEEMTRLSTDKKKQFGPLVRWLKVNFSEAFIAWIHIKALRVFVESVLRYGLPVNFQAMLLQPNKKTMKKLREVLNDLYKHLDSSAAAIIDSAMDIPGLNLSQQEYYPYVYYKIDCNLLDFKV from the exons ATGACTGAGTTTTGGCTGATCTCTGCGCCGGGAGAGAAGACCTGCCAGCAGACATGGGACAAAATGATGGGAGCCACCACACGTACCAACAACCTCTCTGCCAACCACAAGTTCAACATCCCGGACCTTAAG GTGGGGACACTAGATGTCTTGGTTGGGCTGTCGGATGAACTGGCCAAATTAGACTCCTTTGTTGAAAG TGTGGTGAAGAAGGTTGCTCAGTACATGGCTGACGTGCTGGAGGACAGTCGAGACAAAGTACAGGAGAACCTGCTGGCCAATGGAG ttgaTCTTGTCACCTACATCACAAGATTTCAATGGGACATGGCAAAATATCCCATCAAACAGTCACTGAAAAACATCTCTGAAATCATCTCAAAG CAAGTAACCCAGATCGACAATGACTTGAAGACCAGAGCTTCAGCTTATAACAACCTGAAGGGAAACCTGCAGAACTTAGAAAGGAAGAATGC GGGGAGCCTGCTGACCAGGAGCCTGGCTGACATTGTAAAGAAGGACGACTTTGTCCTGGATTCAGAGTACCTCATCACTCTGCTGGTAGTTGTGCCAAA GCCGGCATATGCTGACTGGCAGAAAACATATGAAACACTGGCTGAGATGGTGGTGCCTCGATCCTCACA TCTCCTATTTGAAGACCAGGACAGTGGACTGTTCAGTGTCACCCTATTTATGAAAGCCATCGATGACTTCAAACACAAAGCCAGAGAGAACAA GTTCACAGTGAGAGACTTCCAGTACAacgaggaggagatgaaggcagACAAGGAGGAGATGACACGGCTCTCCACAGATAAGAAGAAGCAGTTT GGCCCACTTGTACGATGGCTGAAAGTAAACTTCAGTGAAGCCTTCATTGCGTGGATCCACATCAAAGCACTAAGGGTCTTTGTGGAATCTGTTTTAAG ATACGGGCTGCCAGTGAACTTTCAGGCcatgctgctgcagccaaacaAGAAGACCATGAAGAAACTGAGGGAGGTGCTCAACGATCTGTACAAACATCTggacagcagtgcagcagcaatTATTGAT TCTGCGATGGACATCCCAGGCCTAAACCTGAGCCAGCAGGAGTATTATCCATACGTCTACTACAAGATCGACTGTAACCTGTTGGACTTTAAAGTTTAA